A segment of the Desulfocurvibacter africanus subsp. africanus DSM 2603 genome:
CTTCCACCACGGCCAACAGATCCTCCCCTGTCCTGCACAGGGAGACGCTGATACAACTCAAGTCTCCGCTCCGGCTTCCGTGGGTGATGATGTTCGTGACCAACTCATCCAAAGCCAGGTTGAGTTCGAAGATAAGCGGCGTTGGCAGATCATGCTCACGGCCGAAGCTATCCACGAAGCGGCTGAGCTTCTCCAGTTGCGTCAGATCTCCCGACAGGATGATGTGCCTCTCGGCCATGATTGCTTGCCTACTTGGGCAGATACCAATCAAATGATGGGACCTTGCCTTTGTCTTGCCGTTGACCTTCGCCCTTCTCCTTGGCCTCGCCGCAAGCCTTTTCACGGGACAAAGCGTCGCGGTTGGCCAGCCGGATGGAATTGCCCTCCGTATAGCTCGTGTCAGTACCCGAATAGTGCTGCAGGATGACACTTATGGAATCACCCTTCTCGTCCGTGAAGCCCCACTTCCAGCTATGCAGGGTGCCGAACGGATCGCCGCGCCATTCCCCCCGCCCGTAGCGGTCTTGCAGGATTTTCTGGAGGCGCTCGAAAAAGGCAAGGCTCGTATCGTCATACTTGAGCTTTATACGCAAAATCATACCGGGCATATTGCAGTTGCCATAGATCAGATAGCCATTGCGGAACCCGGGCAGGTTCTTCACCTCCACCTGCTTGAACCACTCCTGGTTCCAGATGGTCTGAGCCGAATCCATGTCCAGGTATTCGGCAGCGGCGGAGATGTCCTGACCCAGGGTATATGCGGCCAGCGTCTTCGGCGCGTTTGTTGCCGCAAGAGCCGCTGGCCCTCCAGACAGGAACAATGCGGACAGGAGCACTACCGGAAGCCACGGGAACAGACTGGTCCTCATATCAGGCTCACCCCCATGCGGCTGCGGCACAGCTCGCAGATTTCAGCGTGATCCAGGAAGAACTGGCTCTCCCAACTGCTTACGCTCTTGACCACCGCCACGAGCAACTTTGGCACGATGTCCGGAAACTGCCCCAGAGTCTTGGTGAAACGCTCGCGAGTCAGGGTCAAGCATACGGTCTCATCCACGGAGCGCAAGGAGAACAGCCGGTTCGTGTCGGCCAGCAGGGACAATCCGCCGATGAAAGCGCCCTGCATGTAATCCGACAAGGCCCTTACATGACCCATGTCTTCGCGCTGCAACTCTGCCCGCCCCGACAGGATATGGAAGGCTTTGCCCTCGGGATCGTTCTGACGAAAGAGGTACTCGCCAACTCCAAAGCGCTCCCGCTCGCACAGGTAGGCCAGGACCTTCAGCGGCTCCAGCGGCAGGCCGGCGAAGAAGGATATCTCACGCAGGAGCGCCAGGTTCTCGGCGTACTCGCTGGTCTTAGGCAGCCTGTCTTCCTCGGACGAGTTCATGCAGTGCTCCCTTGCGGGTCATGAGCTCGTCGTAGGTTCCAACCTCGACGATCTTGCCCGCCTTCATTACGGCTATCTTGTCATACCCGGCCAGCGTGTCCAGGCGATGGACCACGGAGATGACCGTGGACTTGCCCCGCAAGCGCTGATGGATGAGGTTCTGGATGCGCGCCTGGGAACGATTGTCCAATGCTGAGGTCGCCTCGTCCATGATAAGCAGCCTGGGGTGCTTGAGCAGCACCCTGGCGATGGCCAGTTTCTGGCGCTGGCCGCCCGAGAGCTTGTCGCCCTTGGTGCCAACCTCGTAGTGCATGCCGATCTCCACGATGGTCTCCAGCAGGTCTTCCTCGATGAGCAATTGCATGATGCTCTGGTTGATGAGTTCCTGGGCACGCTGCGATTCGGTTTTGGACTTGCCGAACAGGATATTGTCCAGAATGGTCTGATTCCAGATGTATTTGTCCAGGACGAAGAAGGTCACGGCTCCCGGCATGTCGCGCTCGGCGCGATCATGAAACATGGCCCGCCCTTCCAGGATCAGCTTCTCTAGTATATCGGACAAGGCGACCATCTTATGCCTGCCGGGAATGAAGCTCAGGCCGAGTTTGAGCAGCATGGCTTCCTCCGCTGGTCCCAGGCGGTGCAGCCGCGTACGCTGTAGCCTGGCCGCCAGCTCGCGGTAGGCCGGGTATTCTTCGGCCGTCACCGGGCTGTGCTCGAAGAACACGCCGTCCGGCGGCAGGCTGCCCAGGATGTCCACGGTCTGCTCAGCCAGCTCCGCACCCAGGCTCATGAGCGGCCGCGTCAGATGCGCCTCGTCCAGGAAGGCCCGGAAGTCTCCATTTTCGTGCAGCTGATCCAAGGCAAAGGCAGGCTCCCGCGAGCTGCCGAAGACGAGGTTTGCCGCAACCGTCGAATAGCGCAGATAGACGCGCTCATCGAAGAACTCCACATATTCCGCCAATTCAGCGCCATGGTCGGCCTGAAACTTTCCGCGTACACGGATGATCCTCTCGGCAAGCTGCGCGCCATCTTCCTCGCGCAGCAGCGTATTCAGGCCGAAGCGCAGCACATCCACGAACATGCCCGTCTGCTGCAGAATCTCGATGAGCTCGTCCAGGCTGGGTTCCGCACAGAGGTCATCGCCGCCCTCTCCGCTTCGCAAGGCCTGGCAGGCGTACAGCAGATTGTTCTTGAGCTTGCCATCGAAGATGAACGGCGACTGGGACACGAAGCCCATATTGACGGCCATGTCCTGCTTGGTCAGCTCCGTCACCTCGTGACCATCCAGGAATACGTGGCCGCTTGTGTATCGATAAAGCTGGCCGATGCACATTGCCAGGGTCGACTTGCCGCTGCCGGAAAAGCCCACCAAGGCCATCTGCTCGCCGGGCGTGAGGTCCAGGCTGACATCCGAGATCAGACGGATTCCTCCGTCCACGGCAAAAGTGAGATTCTTGACTTGCAGGCCCGGCGCGAGCACCAGCGGCGACCGGCCCACAGGCTCCAGCGCGTGCTCGGGCGACGCATCGAAGTACTCCATGGTCCGCTCATAACGTACCGAGGCATCTTGATAGACCTGGTAAAATTCCAGCAACTCCTTCCAGGGATCGTACAGTTTCTCCTGGGCTGAAAGGAAGGCCACCAGTGCGCCCAAATCAAAACGACCGGTGATGGCCAGCCAACCGCCCACGATGAAGATGAAGAATGGTCCCAGGTTCGTAAACAGATTGTTTACGGCTTTTATGCCGAACTTGTAGAGATTCCAGGATACGCGGATTTTGCGCATCTGTTCGACTATGCTGTCGTTGCGGGCGGCTTCGATGCGGAAGGAGCCATTGCCGTGAATCTCATGGATGCCGCTGACAGCCTCGCCCACCTTGCTTGCGTATTCCCGCGTGCTGTCCACGCGCTGCTTGTTGGCTTCATTGGTACGACGCTGGAGCCGTGGGATGACAAGAAGAACAAGGGGGTAGATGGCCATGGAAATCGCTGCCAGCAGCGGATTAAGCCAAAACATGTATGCCGCGAACGCCACCAGGGTCAGGATATTCGTCAGCGGCACGGCTACGGCCATGCCCACGAAATCGCCCACGTTGGAAATTTCGGTCACCAGCGAGGAGACGACCATGCCCGCGGGCGTGCGCCTGAAGTAGCCCACGGGCAAGGAGATGATATGACGATACAGTGCCTGGCGCAGGTCGGCCAAGGCCTGCTCGCCCAGGCGGGTTTGCAGCCAGTTAATTACGAATTTTAGCCCGCTGGCCAGGAGCACCGCTGCCAAATAGTACCCGCAGTAGAGCAGCAGCAGGTCCATGCGGCGGAGGTTGATGGCTTGGTTGATGATGCGTTTTTGCATCTCCAGAGGCAACACGCGGGTCACGACCGTGACCACGATAACCGCGAGCAGAATGCCCTGCAGGAGCATGCTGCTTCGCCAAACCCAGTGGAAGAGGCTCCGCTTGGTTACCGGGACCGCTGTTTCCTTCACGCGTTGACCGCCAGTTTAGGCTTGGAATTCCCCCTACTCTGCTCTTACAGCGGCGATAACGTTGCGTCCATATATGCGTGGTGATTAATCAGGATCACTCAAACAAATAAGAAACGCCCCGGCCGGATATCCGGTCGGGGCGTCTTTTAGACAGGAAGGGCTCGGCTCAGACTATTTGTAGTTGAGCTTCCGCTCCTGCGGGAAAACCGGCAGGTAGCGGTAGGACAGGCTGATGACGATAACGCCGTAGGCAAGGACCATGAAGGACGGCGCCCACTCGGTCCAGGCCGGCACATAGACCTGCCAGGAATCGAAAGGCATGACCGGCACGGCCAAGGCCTGCACGGTGATGATGTAGCGGTTCAGGGACACGCCCACGCAGTTGAGCAGGCTGGCGATGATGAGCATGCTCTCGCGCTTACGTACGGACGGGATGACCAGCATGATGGCCGGGATCACGCCGCAGACAATCAGCTCGGTGAACATGAGCCACTTGCCGTACACCAGGCCATTGAACATCTGATCGAAGGAGTTGCCCGCGGCCGGGAGGATGCTGTCGATCCAGGCCCAGGTGTCCAGGAACTTAAAGAACAGGTAGATGCACAGCATTGTGCCGGCGATCTTGCCCATGAGCGACTTGACCCGGTACTCCACCATCCTCTTGCCCGAGATCTTCTCGATGGCCGTGCAGATGAGCACCGTAAAGCACGGGCCCGAGGCTACGGCCGAAAGCACGAAGAGGAAGAAGGTCCAGGGCCAGATGAAGAAGCCTTCCCGGTAGGCGAACGGGCGCGCGAACATGACGCCGTACATGCCGCCCAGGGAGCCCTGGTGGAAGGTGGACAGGAAAGCACCGATGCCCGCGAACAAAGGCATGACCACGTGCATGTTGTGCGCCAGGTGGTGCAGGAAAGGAACCTTGTTGAGCTGCTTCTGCTCGAACACCAGCGGGATGTACTCGATGATGAGCACCGAGAGGTACACGCTGATGCAGAAGATGACTTCCGTGAGCATGGAGTGCACGTTGGGATGCCAGAAGCCGAACCACGAGCGCAGCGGCTGGCCGAGCTCCATGGTCAGGATGAGCATGGCGCCCGAATAGCAGAAGAAGCCCACGATGACCGTCAGGTTGACGATGGGCACCAGGGCCTCGATCTTGAGGATGTAGCGCAGAAGACCCGTGAAGAACGCACCCGCGCCCAGGGCGATGACCGCCAAGTCGA
Coding sequences within it:
- the qrcD gene encoding menaquinone reductase integral membrane subunit QrcD; this translates as MAKAIDQALWPEGVERCSLTKFLLWLVVPALLMLWGLVAAGVVFWYGLGMTGLNNYFAFGLYITFDLAVIALGAGAFFTGLLRYILKIEALVPIVNLTVIVGFFCYSGAMLILTMELGQPLRSWFGFWHPNVHSMLTEVIFCISVYLSVLIIEYIPLVFEQKQLNKVPFLHHLAHNMHVVMPLFAGIGAFLSTFHQGSLGGMYGVMFARPFAYREGFFIWPWTFFLFVLSAVASGPCFTVLICTAIEKISGKRMVEYRVKSLMGKIAGTMLCIYLFFKFLDTWAWIDSILPAAGNSFDQMFNGLVYGKWLMFTELIVCGVIPAIMLVIPSVRKRESMLIIASLLNCVGVSLNRYIITVQALAVPVMPFDSWQVYVPAWTEWAPSFMVLAYGVIVISLSYRYLPVFPQERKLNYK
- a CDS encoding ABC transporter ATP-binding protein/permease produces the protein MKETAVPVTKRSLFHWVWRSSMLLQGILLAVIVVTVVTRVLPLEMQKRIINQAINLRRMDLLLLYCGYYLAAVLLASGLKFVINWLQTRLGEQALADLRQALYRHIISLPVGYFRRTPAGMVVSSLVTEISNVGDFVGMAVAVPLTNILTLVAFAAYMFWLNPLLAAISMAIYPLVLLVIPRLQRRTNEANKQRVDSTREYASKVGEAVSGIHEIHGNGSFRIEAARNDSIVEQMRKIRVSWNLYKFGIKAVNNLFTNLGPFFIFIVGGWLAITGRFDLGALVAFLSAQEKLYDPWKELLEFYQVYQDASVRYERTMEYFDASPEHALEPVGRSPLVLAPGLQVKNLTFAVDGGIRLISDVSLDLTPGEQMALVGFSGSGKSTLAMCIGQLYRYTSGHVFLDGHEVTELTKQDMAVNMGFVSQSPFIFDGKLKNNLLYACQALRSGEGGDDLCAEPSLDELIEILQQTGMFVDVLRFGLNTLLREEDGAQLAERIIRVRGKFQADHGAELAEYVEFFDERVYLRYSTVAANLVFGSSREPAFALDQLHENGDFRAFLDEAHLTRPLMSLGAELAEQTVDILGSLPPDGVFFEHSPVTAEEYPAYRELAARLQRTRLHRLGPAEEAMLLKLGLSFIPGRHKMVALSDILEKLILEGRAMFHDRAERDMPGAVTFFVLDKYIWNQTILDNILFGKSKTESQRAQELINQSIMQLLIEEDLLETIVEIGMHYEVGTKGDKLSGGQRQKLAIARVLLKHPRLLIMDEATSALDNRSQARIQNLIHQRLRGKSTVISVVHRLDTLAGYDKIAVMKAGKIVEVGTYDELMTRKGALHELVRGRQAA
- a CDS encoding ATP-binding protein, with the protein product MAERHIILSGDLTQLEKLSRFVDSFGREHDLPTPLIFELNLALDELVTNIITHGSRSGDLSCISVSLCRTGEDLLAVVEDDGQAFDPCQAEAPDLLCSLDERCIGGLGIHLVRNLTDAMCYERIGDRNRITLVKKAKPSCG
- a CDS encoding cyclic nucleotide-binding domain-containing protein, with the translated sequence MNSSEEDRLPKTSEYAENLALLREISFFAGLPLEPLKVLAYLCERERFGVGEYLFRQNDPEGKAFHILSGRAELQREDMGHVRALSDYMQGAFIGGLSLLADTNRLFSLRSVDETVCLTLTRERFTKTLGQFPDIVPKLLVAVVKSVSSWESQFFLDHAEICELCRSRMGVSLI